The Engystomops pustulosus chromosome 4, aEngPut4.maternal, whole genome shotgun sequence genome contains a region encoding:
- the LOC140127941 gene encoding uncharacterized protein → MYGNVDYIPTSQHGQSSLKRSPSEHSNLYLQEESIYEPVRGSEKPDSENLWRLSSIASSAEDNTLQWSHSLPPRDKTWIPSYQRHCCYQKHRLCIAVLCCSLLMIVSFLILGYFMSKYYALETELEKVKEQQRRYITMGSFHLYNEAHNKCAEVRSSPTSSNVLELTASGCSSDSYSQLFLWLPGGRLMSSEEGLCVGVDGRLQSQKPLRLYECDTDKILSWECYNETLLGVRGENLFFNFGNNPKYLVMLYWGNGVWSRWRARSLDGKILDGGACA, encoded by the exons ATGTATGGCAATGTGGATTATATTCCCACATCTCAGCATGGACAATCATCCCTAAAGAGAAGCCCCTCAG aacatAGTAACCTTTATCTACAAGAAGAAAGTATATATGAACCAGTGCGGGGAAGTGAGAAGCCGGACTCCGAGAACCTCTGGAGACTATCATCCATAGCAAGCAGTGCGGAAGACAATACACTTCAGTGGAGCCATAGTCTACCACCAAGAGATAAAACATGGATCCCTTCTTATCAAAGGCATT GTTGTTATCAGAAGCACCGGCTATGTATTGCTGTTCTCTGCTGCAGCCTCCTGATGATCGTGAGCTTCCTTATCTTGGGTTATTTTATGTCCAAGT ATTATGCTCTGGAGACTGAACTGGAGAAGGTAAAAGAGCAGCAACGGCGATATATAACAATGG GTTCCTTCCACCTGTACAACGAGGCCCATAACAAGTGTGCAGAGGTGCGCTCATCTCCCACAAGTAGTAACGTTTTGGAACTGACTGCCTCCGGTTGCTCCTCAGATTCCTACTCTCAGCTCTTCCTTTGGCTCCCCGGAGGCCGGCTCATGAGCTCGGAGGAGGGACTATGCGTGGGAGTGGATGGAAGGCTTCAGTCTCAGAAGCCACTAAGACTTTATGAATGTGACACTGACAAGATCTTGAGTTGGGAATGTTATAATGAAACCTTGTTGGGAGTTAGAGGGGAAAATCTGTTCTTCAATTTTGGGAATAATCCAAAATATTTGGTTATGCTTTACTGGGGCAATGGAGTCTGGAGTCGCTGGAGAGCTCGAAGCCTTGATGGGAAGATACTTGATGGAGGGGCCTGTGCTTAA
- the LOC140127943 gene encoding CD209 antigen-like protein A → MYKKATSWVEGQRRGAEIYRNTVVTGDPDMENIYRNEMWVRTLPPVPIIESSGTEDMGKIESFFRKNWSISCKVSLLGLIALLSILLMLVCALVYPAASSKSQEGNQRAIKATEPGKHICPYLWVKKGDSCYWFSSVPENWQDAFLTCTTMESNVLTLTGKQEMDSLIPSLNGKAYWIGLRKLNFQWLWIDRTPFTFSNWGHNEPNNQGGSETCVEMKSDGWNDLYCDKKNYFICKK, encoded by the exons ATGTATAAAAAAGCCACTAGCTGGGTTGAAGGAcagagaagaggagcagagatataTAGGAACACAGTTGTCACTG GAGACCCGGACATGGAGAATATTTACAGGAATGAGATGTGGGTTAGGACGCTACCCCCAGTACCGATAATAGAAAGCAGTGGAACCGAAGACATGGGCAAAA TTGAATCTTTTTTTCGGAAGAATTGGTCCATATCATGTAAAGTGTCGCTCCTGGGCTTAATCGCATTACTATCTATCCTCCTGATGCTCGTATGTGCCCTCGTAT ATCCAGCTGCTTCCTCAAAGTCACAAGAAGGAAATCAGAGGGCGATAAAAGCGACTG AACCTGGGAAACATATATGTCCCTACCTATGGGTGAAGAAAGGCGACTCATGTTACTGGTTCTCTTCTGTGCCTGAAAATTGGCAAGATGCGTTCCTTACCTGTACCACCATGGAGTCTAATGTTCTTACTCTAACTGGCAAACAGGAAATG GATTCCTTGATCCCTTCGTTAAATGGGAAAGCATATTGGATTGGCTTAAGGAAATTAAACTTTCAATGGCTATGGATTGATCGGACACCCTTCACTTTCAG CAATTGGGGTCATAATGAACCAAATAATCAGGGTGGAAGTGAGACTTGTGTAGAGATGAAATCTGACGGCTGGAATGACCTGTACTGTGACAAGAAGAATTAT